The Oncorhynchus nerka isolate Pitt River linkage group LG12, Oner_Uvic_2.0, whole genome shotgun sequence genome includes a region encoding these proteins:
- the LOC115138294 gene encoding platelet-activating factor receptor-like, whose product MGDKEDLVVTTAVNFVGNGNFLDSAFRYTFFPVFYGVVFILGLISNSYALFVLWRLRDSKALNEICIYMANLTVADLLFVSALPFWIGYYHHDGVWLYGEFLCRVTGVFFFINTYCSILFLAAISINRYWAITRPLDAASSDHWCRGVAVTAVIWGVTLSMSVPYLVQTGIQKDKSNVSRCFEGYHQETDGEKRLVAATHLIIVGCFVLVFFLVVVCNLLIARALLAQSLTQARGSSSSKPRGVKGRALQMLCAVVGVFVVCFLPHHMVQGPWTLAVLEIKDGWGSTEWSQKTKQWLNDAHQVTLMLMGLNCLFDPVVYCFATRRFHMYIKDHLKKVGRGRACSETAITHISIVECKNVS is encoded by the coding sequence ATGGGGGATAAAGAGGACTTAGTAGTGACCACGGCTGTGAACTTTGTTGGGAATGGAAACTTCCTGGACTCTGCGTTCCGCTACACCTTCTTCCCAGTGTTCTACGGTGTTGTGTTCATCCTTGGgctgatatccaatagttatgCGCTGTTCGTGCTGTGGCGCCTGCGCGATTCCAAGGCCTTGAACGAGATCTGCATCTACATGGCCAACCTGACTGTGGCCGACCTCCTCTTCGTGTCCGCCCTCCCCTTCTGGATTGGCTACTACCATCATGATGGCGTCTGGCTCTACGGCGAATTCCTGTGCCGTGTCACCGGCGTGTTCTTCTTCATCAACACCTACTGCTCCATCCTCTTCCTTGCTGCCATCAGTATCAACCGCTACTGGGCCATCACGCGTCCGCTGGATGCCGCCTCGTCCGACCATTGGTGCCGTGGGGTGGCCGTCACAGCGGTCATCTGGGGGGTCACTCTGTCCATGTCTGTGCCATACCTCGTGCAGACGGGCATTCAGAAGGACAAGAGCAACGTGTCGCGATGCTTCGAGGGCTACCACCAGGAGACGGATGGCGAGAAGCGGCTTGTGGCCGCAACCCACCTTATTATTGTGGGGTGCTTCGTCTTGGTCTTCTTCCTCGTCGTAGTGTGTAATCTGCTCATCGCCCGGGCGTTACTAGCCCAGTCCCTTACCCAGGCTCGGGGCTCCAGTTCCTCCAAACCCCGGGGGGTGAAGGGCCGGGCCCTGCAGATGCTGTGTGCTGTGGTGGGGGTGTTTGTGGTGTGCTTCCTCCCCCACCACATGGTCCAGGGCCCCTGGACCCTGGCTGTGCTGGAGATCAAGGATGGCTGGGGCAGCACGGAATGGAGCCAGAAGACCAAGCAATGGTTGAACGACGCCCACCAGGTCACCCTGATGCTGATGGGGCTCAACTGCCTCTTCGATCCCGTGGTGTACTGCTTCGCCACCAGGAGGTTCCACATGTATATCAAGGACCATCTGAAAAAGGTGGGGAGGGGCAGAGCCTGCTCGGAAACAGCCATCACACACATCTCTATAGTGGAATGCAAGAATGTGAGCTAG